The stretch of DNA TTGTCGCCGACATGGTGCAGGGCAGGGCGGTGCGTGTGGCCGTGGATCATGACGCTGGCGCCGGTCTGCGCAAACACGTCGGCAATCGCCTCGGGCGTCACATCCATCACTTCATACGATTTACCGCTTTGTTCCTTGCGGCTGTCGGCGCGCAGGCCCTCGACAATCGCCTTGCGCTGCGCCAGCGGCATGGCGGTGAACTGCTGCTGCCACGCGGGCTGCCGCACCATGGCGCGGAATTCCATATATTTGATGTCCTGGGTGCACTGGGCGTCGCCGTGCAGCACCACCACCTGCTGGCCGCCGATGTCGGCGACCCAGGTTTCCGGCAACAGGGTCAGGTTGGCAGCCTCGGCAAAGCGGGCGCCGACCAGGAAATCGCGGTTGCCGGCGATCCAGTAGACCGCCACCCCGGCATCGCTGACAGCGCGCAGCGCCTCCACCACCTGCTGATGGAAGGGATCGGCGATGTCATCATCGCCGGCCCAATACTCGAACAGGTCGCCAAGTAGATACAACTGCTGCGCGTGCCGCGCATGCCGCTCCAGAAAGCCGAAAAACGCCGTACTGGTCGCGGGATGCGCAGGCTGCAAATGCAGATCGGAGACGAACAGCGCGCAGACTTCACTCATGCTTAGGCCAGGGTGACGCTTTCGATGATCACGTCTTCTGCCGGCACGTCAGCGAACATGCCGCTGCGGGTGGTTTTGACTTTCTTGATGGCGTCGACCACGTCGGTGCCATCCACCACTTTGCCGAACACGGCGTAGCCCCAGCCGTCCTGGCCTGGGTAGTCCAGGAAGGAGTTGTTCTTCACGTTGATGAAGAACTGGGCCGATGCCGAGTGCGGCGCCGAGGTGCGGGCCATGGCCAGCGTGTACGGCTCGTTTTTCAGGCCGTTCTTGGCTTCGTTTTCCACGGTGGTGTCGGCTGGCTTTTGCTTCATGCCTGGCTCAAAACCGCCGCCCTGGACCATGAAACCGTCGATCACGCGGTGGAAGATGGTGTTGTTGTAATGGCCGGCTTCCATGTAGGCCAGGAAGTTGGCGACGCTTTTCGGCGCTTTTTCCGCGTCCAGTTCGGCAGTCATGGTGCCCAGATTGGTTTTGATGATTACTTTGGTCATTTTGTTATCCTGAATGGTGAAAATATGATCGTCGTTCCCGCGCAAGCGGGAACCCATGGATAGCTGGCTCAGCATGGATTCCCGCTAATGCGGGAATGACGGCAGGCCGCTATTTTACTGTTTTGGCTGGATTGGTGTCTTCAAAATCGTCGCCGACTTGACCACCACCGGTACTACCGGCACGTTCTGGAACATGCCTTTGTCATCCACCAGCACCGCCTTGATCTTGTCGACGGTCTCCTGGCCCTTGATGACTTTGCCGAAGACGGCATAGCCGCCGCTGCCATCCGGCCCCGGCGCGTCCAGCCCCGCATTGTCTTCGACGTTGATAAACCACTGCGACGTGGCGGAATTCGGATCGCCCATGCGCGCCATCGCCAGCGAGTACTTGACGTTGTGCAAGCCGTTGCTGGCTTCCAGCGGAATCGGCTTGTTGGTCGGCTTGCCCTTAAGTTTTTCGTCGTAGCCGCCACCCTGGATCATGAAGCCGTCGATCACGCGGTGGAAGATGGTGTTCTTGTAGTAGCCGGATTTAACGTAGGCAAGGAAGTTATCGACTGATTTGGGCGCCTTGTCGTGATCCAGTTCCAGCACAATATCGCCCATGGTGGTCTTGAGTTCCACTTGCGGCTCGGCGGCCAGCACGGCGCCGGACAGGGTCAGGCCGACGAGGGCGGTCATCAGTTTTTGGTGCATCGAGCTTCCTCTTATCAATGTTAGACAGGCAAAATCCAATTACAGATGAGGCCTATGCTGTTTTTATCAATGCTATACTTGTTCCATTCTACCCCTTAGAAGGTGGAAACAAGAACATTCCCGAGGTTCCCCCAGGCACACGATGATGACGAGTGCGCGCGGTTTCACCAGTGCGCCAGGCCATCGTATTGCCCGGGACCTCCAGCAAACGCAAGAGTCCGATGAGCAATTTAAAGATTTACAACACGCTGGCGCGTGACAAGCAGACCTTCGTACCGATCGAGCCGGGCAAAGTCCGCATGTACGTCTGCGGCATGACCATCTACGATTACTGCCATATCGGCCACGCCCGCATGATGATGGCGTTCGACGTCATGTACCGCTGGCTGCTGGCCTCCGGCTACCAGGTCACCTACGCCCGCAACATCACCGACATCGACGACAAGATCATCAAGCGCGCGGTGGAAAATGGCGAAACCATCACCCAGCTGACCACCCGCTTCACCCAGTACATGGACGAAGACACCGCCGCGCTCGGCATCCTGCCGCCGACGCTGGTGCCGCGCGCCACCGAATACGTGCCGCAAATGCTGGCGCTGATCGAGACGCTGGAGTCGAAAGACCTGGCGTACCAGGGCGAGGATGGCGACGTCAACTACGCGGTGCGCAACTTCGCGAACTACGGCCGCCTGTCCGGCAAGTCGCTGGACGACCTGCGCGCCGGCGAGCGCGTCGACGTCAACACCGGCAAGCGCGATCCGCTCGACTTTGTCCTGTGGAAAGCCGCCAAGGAATCCGAGCCGGAAGAGGCCAAGTGGAATTCCAAGTGGGGCAAGGGCCGTCCGGGCTGGCACATCGAGTGCTCGGCCATGTGCTCGGCGCTGCTGGGCGAACATTTCGACATCCACGGCGGCGGCGCGGATTTGCAGTTCCCGCACCACGAGAACGAGATTGCGCAGTCGGAAGGCGCGTTCGGCCACCAGATGGTCAACTACTGGGTGCACAACGGCTTCGTGCGCGTGGATAACGAGAAGATGTCCAAATCGCTGGGCAACTTCTTCACCATCCGCGACGTGCTGAAGAAGTACGACGCCGAAGTGGTGCGCTTCTTCATCCTGCGCGCCCACTACCGCAGCCCGCTGAACTATTCGGACGCCCACCTGGACGACGCCCGTGGCGCGCTGACCCGCCTGTACACTGCGCTGGACGGCGTGGCAGGCGACGGCCAGCCGCTCGACTGGCAGGAAGCACACGCCGCCCGCTTCGCCGAAGCGATGGACGACGACTTCAACACGCCGCTGGCGGTGGCCGCGCTGTTCGACCTCGTGACCGAGCTGAACAAGTCGAAATCGCCGGTGCTGGCACGCCAGCTGAAAGAGCTGGCGGCCGTGATCGGCCTGTTGCAGCGCACTGCGCAGCAATTCCGCCAGGCCGCCGTGGGTGACGCCGGCGGCGACGATGGCGCCATCGAGGCCGCCATCGTGCAGCGCGCGGAAGCCAAGAAAGCCCGCAACTTCGCCGAATCGGACAAGATCCGCGCCGATCTGCTAGCCCAGGGCGTGATCCTCGAAGACAAGCCTGACGGCACCACCAACTGGCGCCGCGCATAACTATGGTCAACGCCAAGGATAACGAGGGCGCAGCCAGCCCGGTATCGGCCGTTCCG from Duganella dendranthematis encodes:
- a CDS encoding UDP-2,3-diacylglucosamine diphosphatase, with protein sequence MSEVCALFVSDLHLQPAHPATSTAFFGFLERHARHAQQLYLLGDLFEYWAGDDDIADPFHQQVVEALRAVSDAGVAVYWIAGNRDFLVGARFAEAANLTLLPETWVADIGGQQVVVLHGDAQCTQDIKYMEFRAMVRQPAWQQQFTAMPLAQRKAIVEGLRADSRKEQSGKSYEVMDVTPEAIADVFAQTGASVMIHGHTHRPALHHVGDKLRYVLPDWEPDATPSRGGWIAIDVDGVITRHDLSGAVILND
- a CDS encoding peptidylprolyl isomerase, which codes for MTKVIIKTNLGTMTAELDAEKAPKSVANFLAYMEAGHYNNTIFHRVIDGFMVQGGGFEPGMKQKPADTTVENEAKNGLKNEPYTLAMARTSAPHSASAQFFINVKNNSFLDYPGQDGWGYAVFGKVVDGTDVVDAIKKVKTTRSGMFADVPAEDVIIESVTLA
- a CDS encoding peptidylprolyl isomerase, whose product is MHQKLMTALVGLTLSGAVLAAEPQVELKTTMGDIVLELDHDKAPKSVDNFLAYVKSGYYKNTIFHRVIDGFMIQGGGYDEKLKGKPTNKPIPLEASNGLHNVKYSLAMARMGDPNSATSQWFINVEDNAGLDAPGPDGSGGYAVFGKVIKGQETVDKIKAVLVDDKGMFQNVPVVPVVVKSATILKTPIQPKQ
- the cysS gene encoding cysteine--tRNA ligase, giving the protein MSNLKIYNTLARDKQTFVPIEPGKVRMYVCGMTIYDYCHIGHARMMMAFDVMYRWLLASGYQVTYARNITDIDDKIIKRAVENGETITQLTTRFTQYMDEDTAALGILPPTLVPRATEYVPQMLALIETLESKDLAYQGEDGDVNYAVRNFANYGRLSGKSLDDLRAGERVDVNTGKRDPLDFVLWKAAKESEPEEAKWNSKWGKGRPGWHIECSAMCSALLGEHFDIHGGGADLQFPHHENEIAQSEGAFGHQMVNYWVHNGFVRVDNEKMSKSLGNFFTIRDVLKKYDAEVVRFFILRAHYRSPLNYSDAHLDDARGALTRLYTALDGVAGDGQPLDWQEAHAARFAEAMDDDFNTPLAVAALFDLVTELNKSKSPVLARQLKELAAVIGLLQRTAQQFRQAAVGDAGGDDGAIEAAIVQRAEAKKARNFAESDKIRADLLAQGVILEDKPDGTTNWRRA